In Rissa tridactyla isolate bRisTri1 chromosome 8, bRisTri1.patW.cur.20221130, whole genome shotgun sequence, one genomic interval encodes:
- the TMEM205 gene encoding transmembrane protein 205, translating to MEGLVPSQDTTPMDTEPSNTIKLLHLVFLSTYWGMQIWVTFVAGFVMGSHLPRHTYGSIQRQLFPYYFHIGSTCAFLNLTLFAMYHPSELLSDEQTTQIIVFFVCVAASVLNTQWFGPVTSDIVADMHLVERSHGLGQEVGLSTSKSCRELRAANPSYRQLSRQFSLYHTLSSLCNLCCVACNGLSLYYLAARLSAL from the exons ATGGAGGGACTCGTCCCCAGCCAGGACACCACGCCGATGGACACAGAGCCCTCCAACACCATCAAACTGCTGCACCTGGTTTTCCTCTCCACCTACTGGGGAATGCAGATCTGGGTGACCTTCGTGGCAG GGTTCGTGATGGGCAGCCACCTCCCTCGCCACACTTACGGCTCCATCCAGCGCCAGCTCTTCCCCTACTACTTCCACATCGGCTCCACTTGTGCCTTCCTCAACCTGACTCTATTTGCCATGTACCACCCCAGCGAGCTGCTCAGCGATGAACAAACTACCCAG ATCATCGTCTTCTTCGTTTGCGTCGCTGCTTCTGTGCTGAACACGCAGTGGTTCGGGCCGGTCACCTCCGACATCGTGGCAGACATGCACCTCGTCGAGCGCAGCCACGGCCTCGGCCAGGAGGTCGGGCTGTCGACCAGCAAGTCCTGCAGGGAGCTGCGTGCCGCCAACCCCAGCTACAGGCAGCTGTCCCGGCAGTTCTCCCTCTACCACACTCTGTCCTCCCTCTGCAACCTCTGCTGCGTCGCCTGCAACGGCCTGAGCTTGTACTACTTGGCTGCCCGACTCTCTGCCCTGTGA
- the TTC4 gene encoding tetratricopeptide repeat protein 4, with translation MAEAGPGGGAARYRGALHPDSWEEELEAIPMFMKRCPAEIDAARQPELACLQSLLFDEEQGPAELARMYKNEGNEYFREKDYRRAVIAYSEALKKNCEDPELNAVLHTNRGAAQFYLGNYRSALNDAIQAKKLKPTHLKAIIRGALCHMELKNFSEAIAWCEEGLRIDSKEKKLVEMRAKAHKLKRAEERDARKAKVMEKKEQCQKEILLAAIKERNIKLVLEPSNEEEEISDGLAELSIDGFHSDNATGAKVHLDADGNLNWPVLFLYPEHEQTDFIAAFHENSRFIDHLMVMFAELPPWDLERKYLPSNIELYFEDEERAEMYKLNPEHTLLQVLQHQRYFVKAGTPTVLAFVKHSPFSKKYFSGKKVHRL, from the exons ATGGCGGAGGCCGGGcctggcggcggcgcggcgcggtaCCGGGGCGCTCTCCATCCcgacagctgggaggag gagctggaggccatcccCATGTTCATGAAGCGGTGTCCGGCCGAGATCGACGCGGCGCGGCAGCCCGAGCTGGCCTGTCTGCAGTCCCTCCTCTTCGACGAGGAGCAGGGCCCCGCAG AGCTGGCCAGGATGTACAAAAATGAAGGGAACGAGTACTTCAGGGAGAAGGACTACAGGAGAGCTGTCATCGCCTACAGCGAGGCGCTGAAAAAGAACTGCGAGGACCCCGAGCTGAACGCCGTGCTGCACACAAACCGGGGGGCCGCACAGTTCTACCTGG GTAACTACCGTTCTGCTCTCAATGATGCCATCCAAGCGAAAAAGCTAAAGCCCACCCATCTCAAAGCAATCATAAGAG GAGCTCTCTGTCACATGGAGCTAAAGAATTTCTCCGAAGCAATAGCATGGTGTGAGGAGGGCTTGCGAATAgattcaaaagagaaaaagcttgtgGAAATGAGAGCTAAAGCTCACAAATTAAAG CGAGCCGAGGAGCGGGatgcaaggaaagcaaaagtgATGGAGAAGAAAGAGCAGTGTCAAAAGGAAATTTTGCTTGCAGCAATAAAG GAAAGAAATATCAAGCTAGTTCTTGAGCCTTCAAATGAAGAAGAGGAAATATCAGACGGCCTGGCTGAGTTATCCATAGATGGATTCCACTCTGACAATGCCACAGGGGCAAAGGTGCACCTAGATGCTGATGGCAACCTAAACTGGCCTGTCCTCTTTCTGTACCCTGAGCATGAGCAGACAGACTTCATTGCGGCTTTTCATGAGAACTCCAG GTTTATTGATCATTTAATGGTGATGTTTGCTGAGTTGCCTCCTTgggatttagaaagaaaatacctTCCCAGCAATATCGAG CTCTATTTTGAAgatgaagaaagagcagaaatgtaCAAGCTGAACCCGGAACACACGTTGCTGCAAGTGCTGCAGCACCAAAG GTATTTTGTAAAGGCTGGCACTCCAACAGTTTTGGCATTTGTAAAGCATTCTCCGTTCTCAAAGAAGTACTTCTCTGGCAAGAAGGTGCATCGACTATAA
- the PARS2 gene encoding probable proline--tRNA ligase, mitochondrial: MAGLLRRWRLPARTAGLLRRWRSCGPRHGGPGRARRLLLSQLFQPLNLQVGGEAGLEGRPGEPLCRSQKLMLQGGLIHPASPGCYYYLPPTVRAMEKLVKVMDEEMQAVGGQKLNMPSLSSAELWRASGRWEQMGPELFRLADRHGKRYCLGPTHEEAVTELVAAHSNLSYKQLPLRLYQVTRKFRDEPKPRFGLLRGREFYMKDMYTFDASEEAAWQTYDLVCDAYRSLFDRLGLPFVKVRAATGSIGGTMSHEFQLPADVGEDRLVLCPDGHFAANVETLNGEQTSCPTCREKLTQTRGIEVGHTFYLGTKYSSVSNAVFLSPENKPQLAEMGCYGLGVTRILAASIEVLSKEDSIRWPSLIAPYQVCFIPPKKGSKEEEEGAALLERVYDDLTEALPHLAGDSVLDDRTQLTIGKRLKDANKLGYPYVVIAGKRVCEDPPVFEVWNQNTGEVLFLTKEGVIELMSKVQVP, translated from the coding sequence ATGGCGGGCCTGCTCAGAAGATGGCGGCTCCCGGCCCGCACCGCCGGCCTGCTGAGGAGATGGCGCAGCTGCGGGCCCCGGCATGGCGGCCCGGGCAGAGCCAGGCGGCTGCTGCTCTCACAGCTCTTCCAGCCCCTCAACCTGCAGGTGGGCGGCGAGGCGGGGTTGGAGGGCAGGCCTGGGGAGCCCCTCTGCCGGAGCCAGAAGCTGATGCTGCAAGGGGGGCTGATccaccccgccagccccggctgcTACTACTACCTGCCACCCACCGTCCGCGCCATGGAGAAGCTTGTCAAGGTGATGGACGAGGAGATGCAGGCCGTGGGGGGGCagaagctgaacatgcccagcctGAGCTCAGCGGAGCTGTGGCGTGCCAGTGGCCGCTGGGAGCAGATGGGGCCGGAGCTCTTCCGGCTGGCGGACCGGCACGGCAAGCGCTATTGCTTGGGCCCCACGCATGAGGAGGCGGTGACGGAGCTGGTGGCCGCTCACAGCAACCTGTCCTACAAGCAGCTCCCGCTGCGCCTTTACCAGGTAACCAGGAAGTTTCGGGATGAGCCCAAGCCCCGCTTCGGCTTGCTGCGCGGGCGGGAGTTTTACATGAAGGATATGTACACCTTTGATGCCTCTGAAGAGGCAGCTTGGCAGACCTATGACCTCGTGTGTGACGCCTACCGCAGCCTCTTCGACCGGCTGGGCCTTCCCTTCGTCAAAGTGCGGGCAGCCACGGGCAGCATTGGAGGCACCATGTCCCACGAGTTCCAGCTCCCGGCAGATGTCGGTGAGGACAGGCTGGTGCTGTGCCCTGACGGACATTTTGCAGCCAACGTGGAAACGCTAAACGGGGAACAAACATCTTGCCCCACATGCAGGGAAAAACTCACCCAGACCAGAGGGATCGAAGTGGGGCACACGTTTTATCTGGGGACCAAGTATTCCTCTGTTTCCAATGCTGTCTTCCTCTCCCCCGAGAACAAACCCCAGCTGGCAGAAATGGGTTGCTACGGCCTGGGCGTCACTCGCATCCTGGCAGCCTCCATCGAGGTGCTGTCTAAGGAGGACAGCATCCGTTGGCCGAGCCTCATTGCGCCCTACCAGGTCTGCTTCATTCCCCCCAAGAagggcagcaaggaggaggaggagggagctgcgcTGCTGGAGCGGGTGTACGATGACCTCACCGAAGCGCTGCCCCACCTTGCCGGTGACTCGGTGCTGGACGACAGGACGCAGCTGACCATCGGCAAAAGGCTAAAGGACGCCAACAAACTGGGTTATCCCTACGTGGTCATAGCTGGGAAAAGGGTTTGCGAGGACCCCCCGGTCTTTGAGGTTTGGAATCAGAACACCGGCGAGGTTTTGTTCCTCACCAAGGAAGGTGTCATTGAGTTGATGAGTAAAGTGCAAGTCCCTTAA
- the LEXM gene encoding lymphocyte expansion molecule, with protein sequence MALQVLPRDMGSQGKASASGWARAEKGCHLPHFQSKEIMKRRKHQQERLGPGTYNIRDFLQETRPCSLRGICDTREQRFRDGRRDCFPGPGTYGPRGNPYAHLEERDKRSASRRGLMDSRTERCALPAALGSGLGPGTYHLRSSIDEGLRRVMGSRHCQPFSGDRSKPAGGGHHALEQRKGTELSTVAVKGFTDELMLRENKKKGCFSTLPRNPGCPTERIFWATLSQCPREAWAVGPGSYNPKPVEKSAYFSQPPFWSSAKRFDRKSYRLFTGNENVIFCCLKASFSSSSISSLQSQYRPGHVKALPGFAPVASLTLPLDGEAHETFSFQNPVGVGRYDITMHEKYPRKMRYQSLYQCDTQRYLSNLKRDAYLLKRLKPVAKNNWSDLISAPRCPDTSEDIAAVSQT encoded by the exons ATGGcgctgcaggtgctccccagggacaTGGGCAGCCAG GGAAAAGCATCAGCCTCTGGCTGGGCCAGAGCAGAGAAGGGCTGTCACCTGCCCCATTTCCAGTCCAAGGAGATAATGAAGAGGCGCAAACACCAG CAGGAACGGCTGGGCCCGGGAACGTACAACATCAGGGACTTTCTGCAGGAGACACGGCCCTGCAGCCTCCGGGGGATCTGCGACACGAGGGAGCAGCGGTTCAGAGATGGCCGCCGG GACTGCTTCCCCGGCCCTGGCACCTACGGCCCCCGGGGGAACCCCTACGCCCACCTCGAGGAGCGGGACAAGCGCTCTGCCAGCAGGCGAGGGCTGATGGACAGCAGGACGGAGAGGTGTGCCCTGCCGGCAGCCCTG GGCAGCGGCCTGGGACCCGGCACCTACCACCTGCGGAGCAGCATCGACGAGGGGCTGCGGCGGGTGATGGGCTCCAGACACTGCCAGCCCTTCTCAGGAGACAGGTCAAAGCCTGCAGGTGGTGGTCATCACGCCTTGGAG cagaggaaaggcaCTGAGCTGAGCACTGTCGCTGTCAAGGGATTCACGGACGAGCTGATGTTgagggaaaacaagaagaaaggctGCTTCAGCACCCTGCCAAGGAACCCAGGCTGCCCCACGGAGAGGATCTTCTGGGCCACGCTCAGCCAGTGCCCGAGGGAGGCG TGGGCGGTGGGGCCAGGCTCCTATAACCCAAAGCCCGTTGAGAAATCAGCATACTTCAGCCAACCTCCATTCTGGTCATCTGCCAAGAGATTCGACAGAAAGTCCTACCGCCTCTTTACTGGGAACGAG AACGTCATATTTTGCTGCTTGAAAGCCAGTTTTTCCTCTAGTAGCATCAGCTCATTGCAGAGCCAGTACAG GCCTGGCCACGTGAAGGCACTACCTGGTTTTGCCCCAGTTGCATCCCTGACACTGCCTCTGGATGGGGAAGCACATGAGACCTTCTCCTTCCAGAACCCTGTAGGCGTTGGCCGCTACGACATCACCATGCATGAAAAATACCCTCGGAAGATGAGATACCAGTCCCTGTACCAGTGTGACACGCAGCGGTACCTGAGCAACTTGAAGCGGGATGCCTACTTGCT CAAGCGGCTCAAGCCTGTAGCTAAAAACAACTGGAGCGATTTGATTTCTGCTCCACGTTGTCCGGATACCTCTGAAGACATCGCCGCTGTTTCCCAAACATAA